The sequence below is a genomic window from Flavobacterium lipolyticum.
GCCTTTGAATTTCTTGTTGGTCAGGATAGTGTAAAGTTCCCCCTGAGACAAAGCCACCTCGTCAATGGATAAATGAGTGCCCATGTTTTCAGGGTAAATCATCCATTGGTGCGCATGTTCGCGTGGAGCCCATGTATTAAATGAGCTTAAATGTTTTTTGTATTGTCTTTGGAGTCTCTTTCCGTTAACCCCGAAAAAGCCTCCAATGGTATGACAATCTGTGGCACTCTTATCTATTAATTTCTTTTAAAAAAGTCGCAAACTCCTGAGTCATGCGAGTTCCTTTAGCAACTAAAGTCCAATCTCTTTTGATGATTTCTCCATTGGTTTTATTAGTCCAACGGCGTCTTTTGATGTGTAAATACACAAATTTACCTCTTAATGGAAAATCCTGAATAGTAATCTCATCAAGAAACCCCTTAGAAATCAATTCAAAAGAATTAAACTCTTGTGGAGGTTTTATTTTTTCTTCAAAATACAGATGCAATACTTCTTCTGTGTTAGTGGTAGAAACTACTTCAAAGTATTCTATTAAAAAATCAGGAAGCATAAATTTTAAAAGCTCTATAGGTGTCATATCTAATTCTTAGATTACAAATTTCTAATTTTATTTTGACATTCCTCCCCAGGTTTTGTTCTTGATCCAAAAAATCCAAATTCCAAATTTGATTGATAAACTGGAATTTGGAATTTTAAAAGATTGAACTTTTATTTCAGATTGCTCAGATCGCTGCCTGTCTCTAGTTCTGTCGGAGTTTCGTTTTGAAGAAACAAACGAGCCTGCAGGTTTCCTTTCAAAGTAATTTTATCGCCTTTTACTTCCAGCCAGCTGCCTTCTCTTAAACCTAAAACCGGTATTGTGTTGAAAGCATGGAATTCTTTAATTCTGGTTTCCCTTGTTTCGCCCATATGTTTAGATTGTAAGTCAGGATCCAGGTAATGTGGGTTCAGGTTGAAAGGAATTAATCCTAAGGTTTGAAAACTTGGAGGGTAGATGATGGGCATATCGTTAGTAGTTTGCATAGAAAGACCACAAATGTTGCTTCCTGCACTTGTTCCTAAATAAGGAGTTCCGTTTTTTACAGTTTCAGAAAGAAGCTGCATAATATTGTGTTTGTAAAGCTGTGTAACCAGTAAAAAAGTATTTCCGCCTCCGGTAAATATTCCTTCCGCATTTTTTATGGCGTCTGCTGCATTCTCAAATTCGTGAATTCCTTTAACAGAAATATCGATCGAAGCAAAAGCTTCCGAAACCTTTGAGGTATAATCGTCATGCGAAATGCCTCCGGGTCTGGCAAACGGAATAAATAAAATGCTCTTGCAATTTTTAAAGTGAGATTGTAAAGTAGGGAGTAAATACTCTAAATAGCTGCCTTCGTGAAGAGTAGAAGTGCTGGCAATGATGATGCTTTTCATATTGTTTAAACTCAGGTTGAATCGGCTAAAGGTATTAAAAAACTCTCTTTGGAATGCTTCCTTATAGGGTTTAATTAACATATTTTTACCAACTCCTTAGTATTAAATTTGGAGAACATTAAGATATTTTTACAGCTTTAAGAAAATCTTTAAAATTTTGTCGTCATGTACAGGTTCGTGTGTTTTCTGATTCTTGCTTTAGGGCAGACCGCTTGGTCTCAGGCTCAGAGCCAGACCGTTTTAAACGGGCGGATAAGTGCGAATGTCAATGATCTCGAAGGGGTTTATGTCATCAATGCGAGAACAGAGGGAATGACAACAACCAGTTTCTCGGGTATATTTTCTATAGACGCTAAACCAGGTGATGAGCTTGTTTTTTCTTCGATACAATTCAAAGAAAGCAGAGTGGTGTTAACGGCAGAAAATTTCTCAGATATCAACTTTACTGTAAAACTTAATGTAGTAATGCATCAATTGCAGGAAGTTGTTGTTAAAAATTACAATAATGTAAATGCTGTTTCTTTGGGAATTATTCCAAGCGGACAAAAAACATATACAGCAGCTGAACGAAAATTGCGTACTGCTACAGGTTTAAATGCGACGGCTAACGGAGGAGGTATGGTAGGGGGGTCTGTTTCTGCCGATCCGTTGCTGAATTATTTTTCAGGACGCACGGCTATGCTAAAAAAAGAGGCGGTGGTAGAGAAAAAGGAGGCTTTTATGAAGCTATTAGAAAAAATGTTTACGCTGGAGCATTTTGTAGAGCACTTGAAAATTCCTTTAGAATATGTAAAAGGGTTTGAATATTACGCCGTAGATAATGATAGATTTACAGTGATTTTAAACTCTAAAAATAAGACTTCGACAGAATTTTTGCTGGCGGAATTAGCGGTTAAGTATAAAGAAATAATTGCAAGTGAAAATAAATAGATTTATAAGTAGTAGTCTGCTGTTGTTGTTGGTTCAGTTGGGATTTGCACAGAATAAGGTTTCAAAAGAAATTTCGGGGCAGATTTTTGAGCAGTCTACTTCAGTGGAGTCCGTGAATATCATTAATAATACGACTCAGGTAACGGCTGTTTCAGATGCAAACGGAGGGTTTTCGATTGTAGCAAAAGAAGGCGATGTTTTGGTGTTTTCGGCAGTAAATCTCGAAGGATATAAGAAACGAATCACAGCTGAAGATATGAATGCTGGTCGGATTCAGATTAAAATGACAGCCAAAGAAGTGGAGCTGAAAGAAGTAGTGGTGAATGAAAATGCCAATATAACAGCTGAGAATTTAGGGATAATTCCGTACGGGCAGAAAAAATATACCCCTGCAGAACGAAAAGTGTATACTGCGACTTCAACCTCGGTAGACAAGTTGCTTAATAAAATTTCCGGAAGAACAGCCATGCTTAAAAAAGAGGTTAATGTAGAGAAGAAAGAGGCGCTCTTTAGAAAAATGGAATATCTTTTTGAAGAAAATTATTACACAGAAAGGTTACGGATACCTGTAGCAGATATTAAAGGATTTCAGTTATATTGTGTGGATGATGCTGATTTTGCCGTATCTTTGAATACTAAAAACAAAACAATGAGTATGTTTTTGTTAACCGATCTAGCCAGAAAATATCTAATAATTCTCGAAAATGAAAAATAGCCTAACTTTATTGCTTATATGCCTGATTTGTCAAATTACACTAGGACAAAATTCAAGAAAACCCCTCCACGGACAAGTTACCAATAAATCACTCGCCGTTGAAAGCGGTTTTGTGATGAATGTGAATGCCAATGTGAGAACCTTTATTGGTTCAGGCGGATTGTTTGATATCATGGCAAAACCTAAGGATACCTTGTTGTTTACAGGATTGGCGTTTCAGTCCAAAAAAATTGTGCTGACAGAAAAAGATTGTGCCGGGGTTTTGTTCTCAGTGCCATTAGATTTAATAAGTAATGAGCTGAAAGAAGTTTTGGTGCATAAGGATCTAAAAGTAAAATCACTTGGCGGAGGTTCACAGAAATATGTCGACATGCAGTTTGAAGATGATAAGCAGTCTACAGCCAAAAATATTACAATGTATTCTGATCAGACGATTAAATACGGAATGAACTTTGTTAGGATTTTTAAAGATGTTAAAAAGCTGCTTTCTAAAGATGATGATGATAAGGAAGAAGTCGTTACGGATCTTGCTTTTATTGAATATTCCAGAGCCAATTTCAAACCGAATTTCTTTACCGGTACTTTGGGATTAAAAGAAGATGATATAGAATTGTTTCTATTGTATTGTTCGAATGATCCGGAATCCAGAAAACATTTGGGTCCAGACCAAAAATTTGAATTGATTGATTTCCTGGTTAATAAAAATAAGGAATTTAAAAAGGTGAAAGTTTCTCAGTAATGAAAAATAAGGTAATCTATCCTTTAATAGGAATATTGTTTTTATCGCTTTCTGCTTTCGCATTCCACAAGTTTTATGTGGGTGTTTTTCAGGTCAATTATGCCGCTGAGAAAAAGATGATTCAGATTACTTCCCGAATTTTTATTGATGACCTTAATAATGGTATGGAGAAAAAATACCATAAGAAAACATTCGTAGGAACCGATAAAGAAACCGAAGCAGATGTAGAGCTGTTAAAAAAATACCTTGCAGAAAACTTTATCATTAAAATAAACGGTCAGTCAAAACCCATCACCTTTTTGTCTAAAGAGATAGAAGCCGGTGATGTTTTGGTGTGTTATTCGCGAATAAAAGACATCGATAAATTTAAAACTATTGAAATCTCTAATACGATTTTAGTAGATTGGAATGCTGAGCAACAGAATATTACGCACGTTACGGCATTTGGTAGTAAGAAAAGTATTCTCTTTACCGAATCTTCGAGGAAAGAATTGTTAAAGTACTAAAGAATGGATAAAATTATTGATTTAATTGTTATTTTCACACCCTGACAAAATTACCATTACTATTTTATGAAAAAACTTTCATTATTGTTGATTTTTCCTGCGATGCTTGTCGCTCAGGAAAAAACAGTTGCTCCAAAGCAACAAGGAAAGTACGATACAAACAAATTCAGCCAGATGTATGATCTGTTGGCTACTCCAAATATGTTTCGTACAGCTTCGGGAGCGCCGGGACCTGCTTATTACCAACAACAGGCCGATTATAAAATTGATATTGAATTAGACGATAAAAAATCAAGAATAGACGGTTCTGAAATCATAACCTATTCTAATAATTCTCCTGATGTTCTGGAGTATTTATGGATACAGTTAGATCAGAACCAGGCCAGAGCCAAAACGCAAACCTCTTTAGCGGAAAGCGAAAAAATAAGCCCTGTTTTGCCTTTGGATGGCTTCTCAAGTAAATATTTGAAAAAGGATTTAGAGCGCGGTTTTAATATTGAACAGGTAAAAGACATAAAAGGAAACCCAATGTCGTATACCATCAATGAAACCATGATGCGTATTAATTTGGCAACACCATTAAAACCGGGTGAAAAAATCTCACTGGCCATAAAATGGTGGTACAACGTTAACAACTACAGAAAAGAAGGTGGTGGACGTTCCGGTTATGAATCATTTGATAAAGACGGAAATAAACTATATGTAATTGCTCAGTTTTACCCAAGAATGGCCGTATACAATGATGTTGAAGGCTGGCAGAACATGCAGTTTTGGGGAAGTGGAGAGTTTGCATTGCCTTTCGGTAATTTTGATGTAAACATTACAGTTCCTGCAGATCACATCATTGATGCTACCGGAGAATTGACCAACAGAGCCGAAGTTTTTACACCAGAACAGGTAAAACGTTACGAACAGGCTCAGAAATCATTTGACAAACCAGTTGTAATTGTAACGCAAGCTGAGGCAGAAGCAGCGGAAAAAGGGTTCTCGGAAAAGAAAAAAACCTGGAGATTCAGTGCGAAAAATGTACGTGACTTCGGAATTGCTTCTTCAAGAAAATTCATTTACGATGCAATGGCTGTAAAAATTGGAAACAGAGTAGTGATGGCCGAATCTGTTTATCCGAAAGAATCAAATCCGTTATGGGGAGAAACCTCCACAATGGTGGTAGCGCATACTTTAAAAAGCTATTCAGCACATACTTTTGATTATCCTTATCCAAAAGCAGTATCAGTTTCAGCAGAAGATCAGGGGATGGAATACCCAATGATTTGCTGGAATTATGGACGTCCGGATGAAAATGGGGTGACCAGCAAAGAAGTTAAAAACGGAATGATCGGTGTGGTAATTCACGAAGTGGGGCATACTTTTTTTCCAATGATTGTAAACTCAGATGAACGTCAATGGAGCTGGATGGATGAAGGTTTGAACTCCTTTTTACAATACATGGCAGAGCAGGAACTGGATTCGAACTTTCCCTCAAGACGCGGACCTGCGAAAAATATTGTTCCGTATATGAGTGGAGATCAGAAGTTTTTAGAGCCTATTATGTCGAACTCTGAAACCATTCACCAATTTGGAAATAATGCATATGGAAAACCGGCTACAGGTCTTAATATTCTGAGAGAAGTCGTAATGGGAAGAGAATTGTTTGACTATGCTTTTAAAACCTATGCCAACAGATGGAAATTTAAACATCCAACCCCTGAAGATTTCTTTAGAACGATGGAAGATGCTTCGGCGGTTGATTTAGACTGGTTTTTCAGAGGATGGTTTTATTCTACAGATTTTGTAGATATCGGAATCAAAGAGGTAAAACAATATTATGTTTCCGAAACCCCAACTGCAGATATCAAAGATATTAAAGTGAAAAAAGGACGTTTTGGATTTGAAAAAGGACCTTTCGTATATTTAGTTGCTGGCGATAATGCCGAGGTAAACGCTTCGACTAAGAAACCACTAAAAGTAGAAGAGGTAAAACTATTGTCAGATTACGTTAGTCAAACCTTTACAGCGGAAGAAAAAGCAAGTCTGAAATCACCTAAATATTTCTATGAAGTAGAGTTTAGTAAACCGGGAGGAATGATCATGCCAATTTTGGTTGAGATTACTTATGAAGACGGAACAAAGGAGAATTACAAGTATCCGGCCCAGATCTGGAGAAAGAATAATGACACCGCTAAGAAAGTGTATGCAACCGAAAAAGCAATCAAAAGCATTCAGATAGATCCGAAATTAATGACTGCCGATATTGATGTTACCAACAATAGCTGGCCGAAAGTAGAAGAAAAATCAAAATTTGATTAAAAATAAACCTGAAAATAGGGCTGTCTCAAAAATGAGACAGCCCTATTTTTTTTATAAATTGAAATCTTTCGTAAAAGAACTGTTTTTTTGTGAAATTGCTCCATCGGAGCAAAATGTTTATAGCAAATACAATTTACCAGTTTTAAAAAGCTCCATCGGAGCGTAATTCTTTTGAGGCAGTTCCCTTTTTTTTAAGTAAATTTTAAAACCGTCCGTTGTAAAATTTAATATCTTTGTGAACACAAAAATAAAAGATATGTTTGGTATAGGAGGAGGAGAATTAGTTTTTATACTGTTTATAGTGCTAATGCTTTTTGGTTCAGATAAAGTGCCTGAAATTGCCCGTACAATGGGGAAGGCCATGGCGCAGTTGAAAAATGCTACTAACGATATTAAAAGTGAAATTCAAAAAGGAGCTGAGGCCAATGGTCTTGACTCAAAATCACTTACAGATATAACGGGTAACATCAATGCGCAAATTAATGACGCCAAAAGCAATCTGATGGGGGACTCCGCTAATTTATTGGGAGACACTACTACAGAAATAGACAAAGTAAAAGAAGATATCGATTCAATCTCAGGACCTGTAAAACGCCAAAGATAATATGCTTGAAAAAATACAAAAATTAGACACCGAGTTATTGGTGTACCTTAACGGTTTAGGTTCTGAAACATACGATAAACTTTGGTTGGTTATTACCAGTCAGTTAAATTGGACACCTCTTTTTCTGTTGTTTTTTTATTTGATGTATAAAAAAATAGGGGGAAAACAAACTTTGTATGTGATACTTTTTATAGCCGTGCTAATCACTTTTACAGATCAGGTTACCAATTTGGTTAAATACACGGTTCAACGACTACGTCCATGTAATAATCCCGATATCAACACTATAATTCGTGTGGTGCAAACCCGAAAATCATTTAGTTTTTTCTCCGGACATGCAGCCAACACTATGGCGGTAGCGACCTTTTTATATTTCGTTTTGCGACGCCGCATTAAGTTTTTAGGATTTATATTCCTATGGCCTTTAATCTTCGCTTATAGCCGAATTTACTTGGGATTACACTATCCGGGAGATATCTTAACCGGCTATTTCGCTGGAGCGCTTTTCGGATCATTACTTTATCTGGTATACCGTAAGCTAAAGCCGCTCTATTTTCCGGGATAGTTTTTTTGAAGGGTCTAAGGTTTTAAATTAGTAAGGTTCTAAGTTTTTTTGTTAGAGAAAACTTAGAACCTTATTGGTTTGGTTTTTAATTATTTTGTTCAATTGTCTCCAGTTTTAGCTAGAGAAATATATTTTAAGAAATACAAAGAGACTTTAGCTAAATTATCTTGGCTAAAGCTTTTTTTTCAATGCTATCCTTCAGCTCAATTCAATCAACCCAAAAAAAACTTAGCACCTTAGTATCTCAGAACCTTAGAGTCTTCCTCAAAGCACCCCAAAAAAACTTTGGCAGTAACGTCATTCGGATGAACCAGTTCCAGTGTTTTTCCGTTCCACAAAACATGATCCGACAAAATAATACCGCCTTTATTCATCTTCGGAACCATAATTTCGTAATAGTTTGGGAGGGTGTATTTGTATTGATAAAAAGTAACTAGTCCTTTTTTTGATGCCAATTGTGGTTGTTGACTTTCCTATTTATTCTCTCATGCAAAATCGAATTAACCCAATCCGTGCAATTGCTGATTAAGAAAGGGTCTTGCCGTAAGATTACTCCGGATAAAGAGAACCTATTAATACGCTTTAATTAGGCACACCTGGATTTTGTTTGATTTAATTGGTTACCAAATAAAGAGTAGAACTAATGTGCAACAAATAGATTAAGTGTCGTTTAGTTTCTTTCGTAAAGAGTTTTTTAGGTTTAGTTATAATTTATAATGTAACAAATATTTTTTGAAAGTAAATATTTGTTAATTTTATCTTAAACGTAAATTTAAGGCTGTTTTATAAGCAAAACGACAGATATTTATAAAGAGGTTTAATCAATTAATAAAGTTAATATTATGAAAAATGTAAATTCTTTATCCAAAAATTTTCAAAATTTGTTATCATGGAGATACACTATTCTTATGGCTGTATTATTATTCGTAAATCTGAGCTATAGCCAAACTTATCAGGAATTAATGAGCAATAGATACAATCAAAATGTAAATGAGCCTAATTGGACTTTTTCGCTTGATAATAATAAGAATGAACAGGGAGAGCCGGGAGCTTTCAGTTGGTTTGCAAATGGAGGCGGAAATCTTGATAATTTAATGATGTGTCTTCGTAAGAGTGATTCAGAAAAAATGATATTTGAACTAAGGCTACCGAGTACTTTGGTTGTGCAAAATAGAGCAACACCTGGGGCAGTTTGGGATAATCTTACCATCTATGCAGACGGCTATTCATCGTTCATAGAAAGTAATGGGGACGAAAGAGGGATGTTTATCTCTTCTAAAACAGGCAATAAGATATCTTTGGGAGACTCAAACGATGATGTCACGATTAATTCAAAAAAACTTGTACTGAAGAACAATGCAGGAGGGGATAATTTAGCACAGGTCGCCATAAATACAGATACTCCAACAGACGGAGTTGCTTTGACAGTTGGAGGAAAGACATGGATGAGGGGAGAGTTGAGGGTTGCCAGTAGTAACCCGATTGGACAACATGATAATTTTAAAGTGCTGGTGGGTAATGAAAAAACAGATTTGATTAGTTATGGTGATGATAATGGGATGTTTATCAGTTCAGATTTAGGCAATAAAGTGACTTTAGGTGATTCGAATGATGAGGTAGCAATCAATGCAAAGAAACTTATTCTGGATTATGGAGAGGCCAATGATTTGGCGCAGGTTGCCATAAATGCGGGTAATCCGGTAAACAAAGCGGCTTTAACGGTGGGAGGTAAAGTCTACATTGGCGAATCTAAAAATATAGAAACACACCCTGAAATAGGAGAAGACCTTGAAAAGGATTGCTCCTTGTTTGTTGAAAAACAAATTTTAGCATCAGATCTGAATATTATTCCTAAACCACATTGGAAGGATGCTGTTTTTGAAAATGATTATAAAAAAATGGATTTAAGTGCTTTGGAGGGCTATGTTAAAGAGAACAAACATCTTCCGGGTATAGTTTCAGAAAAAGAAGTAAAAGAAAAAGGATATAAAATACATGTTTTTAATGAAGGTCTTTTACAAAATGTTGAGGAGCTGCTTCTTCATATCATTGATCAAAATAAAAAGATAGAAGAATTGAATAAGAGGATAAAGGCATTAGAAAAATGAATCGATTTATTAAAGAAAATAGATAATGCTTTTGAATAAGCTTTCAGTTTGACTTATGCTAGGGATAGACTATAGGGGAGGGATAGACTTTAAGGGTTTAAATTATGACAAGAAAGATTTTTATATTGATTTATTGTTTTTGCACTAGTATATATGCACAAGAAAGTGAAGGCAGTGGTGTTGTCACTTATCCGGGAAACGATATAAAGGTAGTCGGGGAGAAAATTTTTTGGTCCGCAAATCCCAAAACAGACAATAGCAGTGAGTCCGATTTACTGACCGTATATTACAAAGGACTTTATAACCGTCGCAACAACTACCTAAGCGGTATTAAGGGAACCATAGATAAACCCGGAGGTTACATCAAAATCGAGGTGCATGCTTACGACAGCATGAGAGCAGGAGGGTTGCAGCTATTGACAAATGATGAGAAGGCATTTGTAACCAGACCGATCTATAATGTGGAAATCACTCAAAGTTCCCCAAATGTATTTTCTAAAACAACAAAAGAGGTGAATTACGAATACTGGGATCGTGGCATTCAGATTGGTAAGATCTCTTCCGATGATATAAAAACACTGGGTGCCAAATCATCGAGTGCAGTTACAGTGAATTGTGGAGGCTGGGCCTGGACCTGGCTTAGGGCCTTCAGCCTTGTAAATTCTTCCTGTTCTTTGGAAATAGATCAGGATAAACTGATACAGTTGGTAAACCAGCCTGTAGTGGTAAAAATTACAGTAAAAGATGCTACTTTGATGGACGTACGAGTTCCTGCTGTGGCGTCGAATGAAAACCTAATATCAATAATAAAGATAGAAAAACCTTATTACATTATCAAGAAGGTAAAAGTAGAAGTTCTGGAAGCTCCGGAAGACAATAGTACGGCTCTTTATTACGAAGAGATGGTAAGAGAACAATTTAATTGGGCTAATAAAGTCTATAACGATAAAACAGCTAAGGCTTTACCGCCTGCAGCAGTGGCGGCGGGTGCCGAAATGGCCAATGCAAGAATCGTGTTCAAAGATATTGATATCACCATTCGTAAGGCATCGAAGAAGGCTTATAACGCAGATAAGATACAGAAAGAAGGAAGAGATGGTGAAATTAGCGCGAAAGAGTTTAATAAACGGGAGGTATTCATCAAATATGTACCTAAAATAATCAATAATATAGATGATGATATGGCAGCATATACTATTAGATGGGAAGATGTAAAAAGTAACGTATTGGCATTTTCTCTCATGCTTTTGGACTATAATACCTCTGATGATCCTCCGCATATTCAAAGAAGAAGTGCGCCTGCCCACGAGTTGGGGCATTATTTTTCGCTGAAACATACTTTTGAGGGCGGTTGTACGAAAGTTAATGACAAGATTAGTGATACCCCTCCTGCTGAATTAATAACATACCCACTGACCTTTAAAAATTGTATTGCTCCTGTTCAATGTGGTGGTCACAGAAGGTTAATTGAAAATATTATGGATTACGGTAACTGCCGGTTTATGTTCACCCCGGGTCAGGTTAAAGTAATGAGAAAATCTATTAGTAAAGATTATCCTGATTTATATACCGTTGAGACATCAACAGATGCCGCTATCAATACAGATCTTAAGATTACAGTGAAAGATTTAAGATCTGGTAAAACAGGTAGAAGCAAGAGAGATACGTTGGAAAAAGAAACAGAAAACTCGCAAGACATCATTTTATACCCTAACCCGGTAAAGGATATTTTAACTATTTCTAATACAGAAAATGAAGAATATGTAATTTATAATTTAACTGGGCAGCAAATACAGGCTGGTAGTACTCAGACAGGACAGATTGATGTCAGTAATTTGTCTAAAGGGCTATATGTAATTAAAGTAAAAAGTACTAATAAGCAGTTTATGAAAGAGTAATAGAATGACAATGGGGCTATTGCTTCTTGCTAAGATAACCTCATTGTTTTTTTTCAAGAGTTTGCTGTCTTATATGTTTTGCCAGAAGTAGGTTCAAAGCTCA
It includes:
- the pepE gene encoding dipeptidase PepE, which codes for MKSIIIASTSTLHEGSYLEYLLPTLQSHFKNCKSILFIPFARPGGISHDDYTSKVSEAFASIDISVKGIHEFENAADAIKNAEGIFTGGGNTFLLVTQLYKHNIMQLLSETVKNGTPYLGTSAGSNICGLSMQTTNDMPIIYPPSFQTLGLIPFNLNPHYLDPDLQSKHMGETRETRIKEFHAFNTIPVLGLREGSWLEVKGDKITLKGNLQARLFLQNETPTELETGSDLSNLK
- a CDS encoding phosphatase PAP2 family protein codes for the protein MLEKIQKLDTELLVYLNGLGSETYDKLWLVITSQLNWTPLFLLFFYLMYKKIGGKQTLYVILFIAVLITFTDQVTNLVKYTVQRLRPCNNPDINTIIRVVQTRKSFSFFSGHAANTMAVATFLYFVLRRRIKFLGFIFLWPLIFAYSRIYLGLHYPGDILTGYFAGALFGSLLYLVYRKLKPLYFPG
- a CDS encoding ISAon1 family transposase N-terminal region protein codes for the protein MTPIELLKFMLPDFLIEYFEVVSTTNTEEVLHLYFEEKIKPPQEFNSFELISKGFLDEITIQDFPLRGKFVYLHIKRRRWTNKTNGEIIKRDWTLVAKGTRMTQEFATFLKEINR
- a CDS encoding Sec-independent protein translocase subunit TatA/TatB, producing MFGIGGGELVFILFIVLMLFGSDKVPEIARTMGKAMAQLKNATNDIKSEIQKGAEANGLDSKSLTDITGNINAQINDAKSNLMGDSANLLGDTTTEIDKVKEDIDSISGPVKRQR
- a CDS encoding M1 family metallopeptidase, producing MKKLSLLLIFPAMLVAQEKTVAPKQQGKYDTNKFSQMYDLLATPNMFRTASGAPGPAYYQQQADYKIDIELDDKKSRIDGSEIITYSNNSPDVLEYLWIQLDQNQARAKTQTSLAESEKISPVLPLDGFSSKYLKKDLERGFNIEQVKDIKGNPMSYTINETMMRINLATPLKPGEKISLAIKWWYNVNNYRKEGGGRSGYESFDKDGNKLYVIAQFYPRMAVYNDVEGWQNMQFWGSGEFALPFGNFDVNITVPADHIIDATGELTNRAEVFTPEQVKRYEQAQKSFDKPVVIVTQAEAEAAEKGFSEKKKTWRFSAKNVRDFGIASSRKFIYDAMAVKIGNRVVMAESVYPKESNPLWGETSTMVVAHTLKSYSAHTFDYPYPKAVSVSAEDQGMEYPMICWNYGRPDENGVTSKEVKNGMIGVVIHEVGHTFFPMIVNSDERQWSWMDEGLNSFLQYMAEQELDSNFPSRRGPAKNIVPYMSGDQKFLEPIMSNSETIHQFGNNAYGKPATGLNILREVVMGRELFDYAFKTYANRWKFKHPTPEDFFRTMEDASAVDLDWFFRGWFYSTDFVDIGIKEVKQYYVSETPTADIKDIKVKKGRFGFEKGPFVYLVAGDNAEVNASTKKPLKVEEVKLLSDYVSQTFTAEEKASLKSPKYFYEVEFSKPGGMIMPILVEITYEDGTKENYKYPAQIWRKNNDTAKKVYATEKAIKSIQIDPKLMTADIDVTNNSWPKVEEKSKFD
- a CDS encoding carboxypeptidase-like regulatory domain-containing protein, giving the protein MKINRFISSSLLLLLVQLGFAQNKVSKEISGQIFEQSTSVESVNIINNTTQVTAVSDANGGFSIVAKEGDVLVFSAVNLEGYKKRITAEDMNAGRIQIKMTAKEVELKEVVVNENANITAENLGIIPYGQKKYTPAERKVYTATSTSVDKLLNKISGRTAMLKKEVNVEKKEALFRKMEYLFEENYYTERLRIPVADIKGFQLYCVDDADFAVSLNTKNKTMSMFLLTDLARKYLIILENEK
- a CDS encoding zinc-dependent metalloprotease, translated to MTRKIFILIYCFCTSIYAQESEGSGVVTYPGNDIKVVGEKIFWSANPKTDNSSESDLLTVYYKGLYNRRNNYLSGIKGTIDKPGGYIKIEVHAYDSMRAGGLQLLTNDEKAFVTRPIYNVEITQSSPNVFSKTTKEVNYEYWDRGIQIGKISSDDIKTLGAKSSSAVTVNCGGWAWTWLRAFSLVNSSCSLEIDQDKLIQLVNQPVVVKITVKDATLMDVRVPAVASNENLISIIKIEKPYYIIKKVKVEVLEAPEDNSTALYYEEMVREQFNWANKVYNDKTAKALPPAAVAAGAEMANARIVFKDIDITIRKASKKAYNADKIQKEGRDGEISAKEFNKREVFIKYVPKIINNIDDDMAAYTIRWEDVKSNVLAFSLMLLDYNTSDDPPHIQRRSAPAHELGHYFSLKHTFEGGCTKVNDKISDTPPAELITYPLTFKNCIAPVQCGGHRRLIENIMDYGNCRFMFTPGQVKVMRKSISKDYPDLYTVETSTDAAINTDLKITVKDLRSGKTGRSKRDTLEKETENSQDIILYPNPVKDILTISNTENEEYVIYNLTGQQIQAGSTQTGQIDVSNLSKGLYVIKVKSTNKQFMKE
- a CDS encoding DUF6702 family protein, which produces MKNKVIYPLIGILFLSLSAFAFHKFYVGVFQVNYAAEKKMIQITSRIFIDDLNNGMEKKYHKKTFVGTDKETEADVELLKKYLAENFIIKINGQSKPITFLSKEIEAGDVLVCYSRIKDIDKFKTIEISNTILVDWNAEQQNITHVTAFGSKKSILFTESSRKELLKY